DNA from Scheffersomyces stipitis CBS 6054 chromosome 1, whole genome shotgun sequence:
TGACTCTGCTGGTGTTGAAGCGCATGCTGGCCCAGTTGGTtctgttggtgttgttggttCTGATGTTGTTGGCTCAATTGCTGAAGCTGACGATTGTGgagctgctgctgctggtgcaAATTCAACAGCGGAAGCGCTTGGTGCTGGTTCTGACTCTGTTGGTGGTGTTGGTGTTGACCTTGGTGATGTTGACTTTGTTGGAGGTGTTGTGAACTGTGTTGTGATGACAGGTACTTTCCCAGGGGGTTCCTGAGAGCAGCGATGTCATGGTGAAGTTGTTCCTGTTTGGCCACGCTCAAAAGCTGGTCGTCAATGTTTGCCGAGtagtcgtcttcttctggaggTCCAGACATGTTGCGATTGCTGCAAAACCTGGGGACGGGTGTGTGTGATTCAAAGTCGTGTtaaggaagaagagtagTGCCGGTGTTAAATATTTGTGTTGTTGATATTTgtcgaaaagttgaaacaCGTGATGACGTGCGGAAATGTACTCGTGAGGAAAAATACACAAGATTATGTGCAGTAGTATACAGCACGTGACGTATATGCTAGCCTGAAGATTATAGACGAAACTTAGTTCataatcttcttcagcaagGCCAATATTGTCTATGTTTTTTGTTGAATGCCTTTTTTCACTTGTACGTATCTCTTTGGAGCATTTTTGTACACATTTTTGCCACTCCTCTGACACTCTTTAGGCACCCTTTGGCCacttttgaattcttctatggctgcgaaatctaCATGCCTATTAAATATCATGCCACATTTAATTTAATACTCTATTCTATGTCTATAGATCCAACTTATTCTTAGCCCATTTTGGCAACACAAACGATGCACTATGAATTTCCAGGCTGTaatactgaaaaatctggCTCTCCTTCTCCTCCAGGAACCGTCTCAATGGGGTTTGCAatgtcttttcttcatcattaGTAGCTATAACTAAACCCAACTGTCCACTGGTATAACTAGGCATGTAGCACTGACTGTATGCAACGTTTTTAAACACAATTCGTGCCTTAACAAGCAAGTCTTTCAAGTAGTCGATATTGAGCCAGATATTCTCGCTGCTCTGCATGATGACAATGCCCTTTTTGGCCAATGCGTTTAACAATAACTTAAAGTAGTTGACCTGGAAGAATTCCTCTGCGGGACCTTCGGGATCCGACGAATCGGTGATAATAACATCGAACTTCTCGGTggtttccttcaagaacttgaagccGTCTTCGATTCTCAAGTTCACTTTGGGGTGGTTGTGGTACTTGGCCATGTTGGGCAAAAATTTGGtcgacaacttgatcaCCATGTCATCGATCTCTACCATGGTGATAGATTCGACGGTGTTGTCCTCGACATGCTTCACAAGTTCTCTGATGACTCCACAGTCTCCTCCCCCAATGACCAATACCTTCTTGGGGCTAGGGTGGGACATGATAGGCAAATGGGTTATCAACTCCTGGTAGGCAAACTCGTCCTTTTCTGTGCACTGAACTATGCCGTTGAGAACCAACACATTGCCAAAAGTGGTGGACTCAAAGATAAGAATGTCCTGGAAGGGAGACTCGGTATGGTACAAGATCCGCGAGATTTCCAACCCAAACGTCTGTCCAGGGAAGGATTCCTCGCTTTTCTCAAAGAACCAGTACTTGTCGCCCTGCTTGGACACAGAGGCATGGGTGAAAGTTTGCAAGTCTATGCTGGGtatgttttccaagtcgAGATCTGTGCTAGACATGGTGGAAAATtatgtgaaaaattatgagtgaaaaattagagTGCGATGAGCCGAACGAGACTAGTATGCTGATTGAACTATACCAAGTCGCTTAGACACGATACGTATGCTGGAGTGGCGAATAGCACGATATATTCAAGAATAATGCTAGAATcctaaagaagaaaacgtAAGATAATTACGGGTTTCAAGACACAATAGGTTTAGTGTAGTGTGATTGAAATATTGGTATGGTATTCCTGCAGCTaaaacttttcacttcccTTACCAGATAGCACAGTCACAGACAGTATGAAGTTTCACAAGTGTCCAGACATTCTGTTTCTCCAAGCCATGACTCCATCTGTAATGTGGGGAATGGAGGATAACGACTAGTTCAAGTAAGGACAGTTTCAAGTAAATAGGGCTAATTGTGTAAAGCACACAACTGGATACCACAGAGATGTGCTGAAATTCTTTAGATAGAGAGAGAGACAAATGGTAgcaatggaagaagaagaagaagaagaagaagaagaagaagaagaagaagaagaagaagaagaagaagaagaagtacgaAAATTCTGAGCCGGTCTCGTACTGTGAATCCTTCGATCAGGGCACCTGTGATTCTCGCTTGTAAATTAGTTCAACTAAAGCACTGAAAATTCACAGCCTCGATAACTGCTGCTCGCTTAAAGGTACCTTGAGACCAGATAGACTGGGGAAGGGATACATGATGTCATACACTCGGCACCACAATTGTGAGCACTCTACGACTTTCTATAGCTTTCTATCACTTGCTCTACTCCGTATTTCCTTGATGTTTTCTAGAACCTATTGTGTGTTTTAAGCGACAAATTGTTAACTGTGGCTAGCAGTAGACAGTCCGATTGTATGCAACAGACGTCCCCAAAGTAAGTCTATGCGACTGATAAAGATAAGCATTGTGGAGGAGAAAATTGCACGGCGTCGGAGTATCCGACAGAACGGCCAACTCAGGATCACGGCTACGTTCTCTCCACAGTTATCGCCTGTAGCAAAAGACTGAGCTGGCAAATAATTGTAATTCTGGCAAATATCGTATTCCCCATAGAAGGAGAACAAATTGCTAAGACGTAAACGCACCTATATTTTTCCGAAGATGACGTACAATTGGCTTGCCACGTTTATTTTCAGTAAATGTTCCAGCGCCGTTTGTCCTCAGCCCATAATCCCCTCCTTGTCTGTCGATCCAAATGCCCTTCATACCATTTCCTAGCTACGTTAGCTCATTCTGTTGCGTCACCAAATCGACTCTAAATCTGAGAAAAATCAATGGTGTGCATACAGCCACAGACCCAGGCCTGCACACGGAGTTGTGAAAATATCGAGCCTCTGATTTACTAGCAAATCTGGCAGGTGACCTACTCGGGCTAATAATAATGAGATCATCAAACGAACAACAAAGGCGTCTGGTCATAGCAGGAATCTCCCCACACACGCCGGTGTTGGCAATAGAGTTGGCAAAGGTGCTCATGGTGGTTATCTGATCTGCCCTAATAATTATGGTAGACGCACGACCGCTGAGTCGGGTGAGACATTTTTCTAGGCTGTACAGTCACGATTACCGTGGAGGACCCCGAGACGAGCTGGCGGGAAGGAATTGGAGCCAGACTCAAGCTGAGTAGGAAGCCAGTGGAACAGACCGAGTCAGGCTATGAATCAGACTAAGTAGCAATATAAGCGTCCCTTATTGGCTACAAAAGAACCAGTACAGAATCTCTAATCCACCCAAGTCCGCTCCAAAGACCTGGAACCGTCGTGCACACACCACAATCACATTGCTTTTTTTCACCTCTTTTTTCCTCTCCTCACTCACGTTATACGAATGGAAAAACCAGACGGTTTTCAACACATCTATTTTATGGATTTTCCAGGGATAACAAAGTCATATAGATAGCTAATTTTTTCCAGCTAGGATATCTACTTATATCGCTGAAGTCTACTAGAAAAGCCTATAagtttcaacaacttccacTTCACCAAACAGCTCTACTGCTGACACCTCCTTGTATCTCTGCTGGGTCTTTTTCTGCTCCCTTCGCTACCGTTTCCAGACCCATATTTGCATCGCTGGATTCCCCAAATTCAGGAGATGCAACAAGCACAACAACGGGCCTCTTCTGTGGTGAGAATGAAGCTGCCCTCTGCTTCCACGACCGGGATCTCCAGCTTCCCCTCTTCTCTCCAGAACAGCCATGCTAAGACTACTTCCTCGAGTAAAGGCTCCAGCTCTTTTTTCCACTTCACGTTGGTAGCCATCTTGTACAAGTTGGCTCAGCTTGGAATCGCCTTCATTCTCCACTTACTCGTACCTTCTTCCAGCAACTTGGTGTTGCCCAGTGAACCTGAATC
Protein-coding regions in this window:
- a CDS encoding predicted protein, with the protein product MSSTDLDLENIPSIDLQTFTHASVSKQGDKYWFFEKSEESFPGQTFGLEISRILYHTESPFQDILIFESTTFGNVLVLNGIVQCTEKDEFAYQELITHLPIMSHPSPKKVLVIGGGDCGVIRELVKHVEDNTVESITMVEIDDMVIKLSTKFLPNMAKYHNHPKVNLRIEDGFKFLKETTEKFDVIITDSSDPEGPAEEFFQVNYFKLLLNALAKKGIVIMQSSENIWLNIDYLKDLLVKARIVFKNVAYSQCYMPSYTSGQLGLVIATNDEEKTLQTPLRRFSEEKESQIFQYYSSEIHSASFVLPKWAKNKLDL